The following are encoded in a window of Methanothrix sp. genomic DNA:
- a CDS encoding IS630 family transposase has protein sequence IPDINKLRDEINIWQQERNAIRATVQWKFSKDNARAKLKRHYNTVKN, from the coding sequence AATACCTGACATCAACAAACTGAGAGACGAAATCAATATCTGGCAACAGGAACGAAATGCAATCCGCGCAACTGTACAGTGGAAGTTCAGCAAAGATAACGCCAGAGCAAAACTCAAACGACACTACAATACGGTTAAAAATTAA